A portion of the Blautia hansenii DSM 20583 genome contains these proteins:
- a CDS encoding GerMN domain-containing protein: MKKKAVLLLSCSILLAFAGCEKKEDIKTEVVNIYRLDPDNGVYITEAKECQTLNETVLWELLKENEIVPTDSEILSFQVSRDKLELDTDTVFGDWLRSFGTAGEREIVGCIVNTYLDAYKAEEIKITEEGQTLTTGHVEYAEYLRKFE, from the coding sequence ATGAAAAAGAAAGCTGTTTTACTATTGTCTTGCAGCATACTGTTGGCTTTTGCAGGATGTGAGAAAAAAGAAGATATAAAAACAGAGGTTGTAAATATTTATAGGCTTGACCCCGATAACGGAGTGTACATAACGGAAGCAAAAGAGTGTCAGACATTAAATGAAACAGTTCTATGGGAATTGTTAAAAGAGAATGAAATTGTTCCCACAGACAGCGAGATTTTGTCTTTTCAAGTAAGCAGAGATAAGCTTGAACTGGATACAGATACTGTGTTCGGGGACTGGCTGAGAAGCTTTGGAACTGCCGGGGAAAGAGAAATTGTGGGCTGTATTGTAAACACATATCTGGACGCATATAAAGCCGAAGAAATCAAAATTACAGAAGAAGGACAGACATTAACTACCGGTCATGTAGAATATGCAGAATATTTAAGAAAATTTGAATAA
- a CDS encoding GNAT family N-acetyltransferase — protein sequence MITYRKALPKDFPHILDFLNMVFSMSHCPHDFRQLLPKIYKEGQEQKSIHYLALENEEIKACVCVVPVTLYCGNKTITCATVGSVSVHPYSRGKGYMRKLMHMAIQDMKKNNISMSTLSGLRNRYQYYGYEKGGITFQYCFTSDNFRHCRERFPKRDINLCQIQDEKTPLLAKIQAIQENQLLFVKRNPEDFLSIMKSWNTKLYAILENQMCKGYAALQGNHILEMYLTDENLLFTSLEKCLTESNSKELFLRVSPCDSHLFKGCTQLFESFSISLDDNYMIFDYPKVLEFFLNVKASYIPLSSGSWNFTIKEHGSFKIQVDSGIPSVTQIENPEEHSALEFSSFESILALFSPNHSLILDETQLPKNCNWFPLPLGLSPLDKC from the coding sequence ATGATTACTTACAGAAAAGCGCTTCCGAAGGATTTCCCTCATATTCTCGATTTTCTTAATATGGTATTCAGTATGTCACATTGCCCTCATGATTTCCGTCAACTTCTTCCCAAAATCTATAAAGAAGGACAGGAGCAAAAATCTATTCACTATCTTGCTTTAGAAAATGAAGAAATTAAAGCCTGTGTATGCGTTGTTCCTGTTACCTTATATTGCGGTAATAAAACCATCACCTGCGCTACCGTAGGCAGTGTTTCCGTTCATCCTTATTCCAGAGGAAAAGGCTACATGCGTAAGCTGATGCACATGGCAATTCAGGACATGAAAAAGAATAATATTTCTATGAGCACGCTTTCCGGTCTCAGAAACCGCTATCAATACTATGGATATGAAAAAGGCGGCATTACTTTCCAATATTGCTTTACCTCAGATAATTTTCGCCACTGCCGTGAAAGATTTCCCAAACGGGACATTAACCTCTGCCAAATTCAGGATGAGAAAACTCCTTTACTGGCTAAAATTCAGGCAATACAGGAAAATCAATTATTATTTGTTAAAAGAAATCCCGAAGATTTCCTTTCTATTATGAAAAGCTGGAATACTAAACTTTATGCTATCTTGGAAAATCAGATGTGTAAGGGATATGCTGCCCTTCAGGGAAACCATATCTTAGAAATGTATTTAACCGATGAAAATTTGTTGTTTACCTCGCTGGAAAAATGCTTGACAGAAAGTAATTCAAAGGAGCTGTTCCTAAGAGTTTCCCCCTGCGACTCCCACCTATTTAAAGGGTGCACCCAACTTTTTGAGTCATTTTCCATATCTTTGGATGATAATTATATGATTTTTGATTATCCTAAGGTTTTAGAATTTTTCTTAAATGTAAAAGCTTCTTACATCCCTTTAAGCTCCGGAAGTTGGAATTTTACGATAAAAGAGCATGGAAGCTTCAAAATTCAGGTAGATAGCGGAATTCCTTCCGTTACACAAATAGAAAATCCAGAAGAACACTCTGCTTTGGAATTTTCTTCTTTTGAGAGTATTTTAGCTTTATTCTCTCCTAATCACAGCTTAATTTTAGATGAAACACAGTTACCGAAAAATTGTAACTGGTTTCCGTTGCCGTTGGGGCTGTCACCACTTGATAAATGTTGA
- a CDS encoding 8-oxo-dGTP diphosphatase, which translates to MYVNEMTELMNICMIYDNHGNVLLQNRRKKNWAGVAFPGGHVEKGEALVPSVIREIKEETGLDIKNVKLCGVKEWFKEGVRCMVFFYKTNCFSGTLQSSEEGEVFWAPADKISEYPLANDFENNLELFYSEEISELFYGADEARILKKY; encoded by the coding sequence ATGTACGTCAATGAAATGACAGAGCTTATGAATATCTGCATGATTTATGACAATCATGGAAATGTATTGTTACAGAACAGAAGAAAGAAAAATTGGGCGGGAGTTGCGTTCCCCGGTGGACATGTAGAAAAGGGAGAAGCCTTAGTTCCTTCCGTTATTCGGGAGATAAAAGAGGAGACAGGCCTTGATATTAAGAATGTAAAGCTCTGCGGAGTAAAAGAATGGTTTAAAGAGGGTGTGCGCTGCATGGTATTCTTTTATAAAACAAATTGTTTTTCAGGAACGTTGCAGTCCTCTGAGGAAGGTGAGGTATTTTGGGCGCCGGCAGATAAGATTTCAGAATATCCCTTGGCAAATGACTTTGAGAATAATTTGGAATTGTTTTATTCAGAAGAAATCAGCGAATTGTTTTACGGAGCAGATGAAGCACGCATTTTGAAGAAATATTAA
- a CDS encoding putative ABC transporter permease, whose amino-acid sequence MVYTWSELFWIFYIYSFIGWCAGVIANALRRRRFVNTGFLNIPLCPIYGIMGVAYCIFLPELTNKIFFLFLGGCVIAFIIIVVTGAVLEKAFNRKWWDYSKRRFQFQGYLNFIHLIFFGVSAVICMRFINPLLVKLMSFIPGQILLILEIVFGVILLVDTICCVTTVLQIKHTIKTHKFVDYVQGVTENFGNVLTKKVQHRMEKAYPNIEKERIIETEEHKKESKVFAEGCCFYKIVGLFFIGAFLGDITETIFCRITAGRWMSRSSVVYGPFSIVWGLGCACLTAFLYKYKDKSDRYIFLYGTVLGGAYEYICSVFTELVFGTVFWDYSKIPFNLGGRINLLFCFFWGIAAVVWLKILYPVFSGWIEKLPKKGGKIIMWAAIVFMIINMLISALALYRYNDRIENPVPKNNLEKILDERFDDERMDRIYPNAKRGR is encoded by the coding sequence ATGGTTTATACGTGGAGTGAATTATTTTGGATTTTTTATATCTATTCCTTTATCGGATGGTGTGCAGGTGTCATTGCCAATGCCCTTCGCAGAAGAAGGTTTGTAAATACGGGATTTCTAAATATTCCGCTTTGTCCAATTTACGGAATTATGGGAGTTGCTTATTGTATCTTTTTGCCTGAGCTGACAAATAAGATTTTCTTCCTGTTTTTGGGAGGCTGCGTCATTGCATTTATCATTATTGTAGTGACCGGTGCTGTTTTAGAAAAAGCTTTTAACAGGAAATGGTGGGATTACAGCAAGAGACGTTTTCAGTTTCAAGGATATTTGAATTTTATTCACTTAATATTTTTTGGCGTCAGCGCTGTAATATGTATGCGTTTCATCAATCCGCTGCTGGTAAAATTGATGAGCTTTATTCCCGGACAGATATTATTGATTTTAGAGATTGTTTTCGGAGTTATTTTACTGGTCGATACCATTTGTTGTGTGACAACGGTGCTTCAGATTAAGCATACGATTAAGACACATAAGTTTGTAGACTATGTGCAGGGAGTTACAGAGAATTTCGGGAATGTGCTGACGAAGAAGGTGCAGCACAGAATGGAAAAGGCGTATCCGAATATTGAGAAGGAACGCATTATTGAGACTGAGGAACATAAGAAAGAGTCGAAGGTCTTTGCAGAGGGCTGTTGTTTTTATAAAATTGTAGGACTGTTTTTTATCGGAGCATTTCTGGGAGATATTACAGAGACGATTTTTTGTCGCATTACAGCCGGAAGATGGATGAGCCGAAGCAGTGTGGTATACGGACCTTTCAGTATTGTATGGGGACTTGGCTGTGCTTGCCTCACTGCATTTTTGTATAAGTATAAAGATAAAAGCGACCGTTATATTTTCCTATACGGAACAGTTTTAGGCGGCGCTTATGAATATATTTGCAGTGTGTTTACGGAGCTGGTGTTTGGAACGGTATTCTGGGATTACAGCAAAATTCCTTTCAATTTGGGCGGACGTATTAACTTGTTATTTTGTTTCTTCTGGGGAATTGCAGCAGTGGTATGGCTGAAAATTTTGTATCCTGTTTTCTCAGGATGGATTGAAAAGCTTCCGAAAAAAGGCGGTAAAATTATTATGTGGGCAGCGATTGTATTTATGATAATCAATATGTTGATTTCAGCTCTTGCCCTTTATCGCTATAATGACAGAATAGAAAATCCTGTTCCGAAAAATAATCTGGAAAAGATTTTGGACGAGCGTTTTGATGATGAGAGAATGGATAGGATTTATCCCAACGCAAAGAGAGGAAGATAA
- a CDS encoding cysteine hydrolase family protein: MRELLVVVDMQTDFVDGALGTKEAQNIVENVVSKVKSAKECGKDIIFTMDTHQENYSETQEGKKLPIAHCIKGSKGWEIIPKLQKLTQDCMILEKPSFGSTQLAHIAARGQYERIELVGLCTDICVISNAMILKSSLPEAEIFVDANCCAGVSPESHRNALEAMKMCQIEIL; the protein is encoded by the coding sequence ATGAGAGAATTATTGGTAGTTGTGGATATGCAGACAGATTTTGTAGATGGAGCTTTAGGCACAAAGGAAGCTCAAAATATTGTGGAAAATGTGGTTTCTAAGGTAAAATCTGCTAAGGAATGTGGAAAAGATATTATTTTTACCATGGATACGCATCAGGAAAATTATTCGGAAACTCAGGAAGGAAAGAAGCTTCCGATTGCTCACTGTATCAAGGGAAGTAAGGGCTGGGAAATTATTCCGAAGCTTCAGAAATTGACACAGGATTGTATGATTTTGGAAAAACCTTCTTTTGGAAGCACACAGCTGGCACATATTGCCGCCAGAGGGCAGTATGAAAGAATTGAGCTGGTTGGACTGTGCACAGACATTTGTGTGATTTCCAATGCTATGATATTGAAATCTTCACTTCCTGAAGCTGAGATTTTTGTAGATGCGAATTGTTGTGCGGGGGTATCACCGGAAAGTCACAGGAATGCTTTAGAGGCAATGAAAATGTGCCAGATAGAAATATTGTAG
- a CDS encoding sensor histidine kinase, whose amino-acid sequence MDTKSKNYHKITLIIIALVILLPSLAMMVIRPHYIKQQRGADGYNFPFSASNLPDLLVESSYVLHAEEIQGENQTTMMPFDIFFPYEDHGDGNVDEDDYSYDEPWQWAADVTNDMYDDWSSRFTFLRPYIEYEVTDAQSKEIIDSNRGSDKTENSLSALLSDYQKNGVLDADDDYAFLGAIGYGENGNINFTSFISHEQTNTSQVLNKSAKSNPASNYDEDYGYNKEFQKPQNRIYYFAMTTENLKALKSANSSFIHQVNYYTGNHEGDLVTVLATLMGIVAIVALLLPSFKFFTWKKEKIFAVPFEIVFAVSCTVIVLALAVAYNSDNLSQQAIYNVLTSIGSPELLANTLQYLWGLFGWIGVFTVCYWTAGCARRIFVLGPKTYIKESVLVYRIYPWMKKQIERIIQSLLHVDLRSDTNKILIKVILINFIILGFISLFWFWGIGVLIVYSVVLFFLLRKYLRKIQDQYRLLLEATNELAKGNLNGTIPEDLGIFEPFRDEIGKIQTGFKKAVDEEVKSTKMKTDLITNVSHDLKTPLTAIITYVDLLKKEDLSEEDRRKYTEILDTKANRLKILIEDLFEVSKATSKTVTLNIMDVDIVSLMRQVKLELQDKIDATDLLFRWQLPEEKVILPLDSQRTYRVFENLIVNITKYAMPRTRVYITMENTENHVKIIMKNISATELNFNPNEITERFVRGDASRNTEGSGLGLAIAKSFTELQGGRLDISTDADLFTAEITFLKQ is encoded by the coding sequence TTGGATACAAAATCGAAAAATTATCATAAAATAACTCTTATTATTATCGCTCTTGTAATACTCTTGCCTTCTCTGGCAATGATGGTTATAAGACCGCATTACATCAAGCAGCAAAGAGGTGCTGACGGATACAATTTTCCGTTTTCAGCATCTAACCTGCCGGATCTTCTGGTAGAAAGCAGCTATGTGCTTCACGCAGAGGAAATACAGGGTGAAAATCAGACAACAATGATGCCCTTTGACATCTTTTTCCCTTATGAAGACCATGGGGATGGGAATGTTGATGAAGATGATTATTCTTATGACGAGCCTTGGCAATGGGCTGCTGACGTAACAAATGATATGTACGACGACTGGTCTTCTCGTTTTACATTCCTTCGTCCTTATATTGAATACGAAGTTACAGATGCGCAAAGCAAAGAAATCATAGACAGCAACCGTGGTTCAGATAAAACAGAAAATTCTTTATCTGCCCTTTTATCTGATTACCAAAAAAATGGCGTCTTAGATGCAGATGATGACTATGCTTTTCTTGGTGCAATCGGCTATGGAGAAAACGGAAATATTAACTTTACCAGTTTCATTTCCCATGAACAGACAAACACCTCACAAGTTTTAAATAAAAGCGCAAAGTCCAACCCGGCTTCTAATTATGATGAAGATTATGGTTATAATAAAGAATTTCAAAAACCACAGAACCGGATTTACTATTTTGCCATGACAACAGAAAATTTAAAAGCGTTAAAAAGCGCAAATTCTAGTTTTATCCATCAAGTTAACTATTATACGGGAAATCACGAGGGTGATTTAGTTACTGTTCTGGCAACCCTGATGGGAATTGTAGCAATCGTTGCTTTGCTTCTTCCGTCTTTTAAATTTTTCACATGGAAAAAAGAGAAAATCTTTGCAGTTCCTTTTGAAATTGTATTTGCCGTGTCCTGTACGGTGATTGTTCTGGCGCTGGCTGTGGCATATAACTCCGATAATCTCAGTCAGCAAGCAATCTACAATGTATTGACCAGTATCGGTTCTCCTGAGCTTCTTGCCAATACTTTGCAATATTTATGGGGATTATTTGGTTGGATTGGCGTGTTTACTGTCTGCTACTGGACTGCCGGATGTGCCCGAAGAATTTTCGTTCTCGGACCGAAAACATATATAAAAGAAAGCGTTCTCGTTTATCGTATATATCCGTGGATGAAAAAACAAATAGAGAGAATAATTCAATCTCTCCTTCACGTTGACCTTCGCAGCGATACAAACAAAATTTTAATCAAAGTTATTTTAATCAACTTTATTATTTTAGGTTTCATCAGTTTATTCTGGTTCTGGGGAATTGGCGTATTGATTGTTTACTCTGTTGTATTATTCTTCCTGCTGAGAAAATATTTAAGAAAAATCCAAGATCAGTACCGGCTTCTCTTAGAGGCAACCAATGAACTGGCAAAAGGCAACTTAAACGGTACAATTCCGGAAGATTTAGGTATCTTTGAACCCTTCCGTGACGAAATCGGAAAAATTCAGACCGGATTTAAAAAAGCCGTAGATGAGGAAGTAAAGAGTACAAAAATGAAAACAGATTTAATTACCAATGTTTCTCATGACTTAAAAACTCCGCTTACTGCAATCATCACTTACGTTGACCTTTTGAAAAAAGAAGATTTATCAGAAGAAGACAGACGCAAATATACGGAAATACTGGATACAAAAGCAAACCGCTTAAAAATCTTAATTGAAGATTTATTTGAAGTCAGCAAGGCAACAAGCAAGACTGTCACCTTAAACATTATGGATGTGGATATTGTCAGTCTTATGCGTCAGGTGAAACTGGAGCTTCAAGATAAAATTGACGCAACAGACTTACTTTTCCGCTGGCAGCTTCCGGAAGAAAAGGTTATCCTGCCTCTGGATAGCCAAAGAACCTATCGTGTATTTGAAAACCTGATTGTAAACATTACAAAATACGCAATGCCTCGCACCAGAGTATATATTACTATGGAAAATACAGAAAATCATGTAAAAATCATTATGAAAAACATCTCTGCCACAGAGCTGAATTTCAATCCAAATGAGATTACAGAACGATTTGTACGAGGAGATGCGTCCAGAAATACAGAAGGAAGCGGGCTTGGTCTTGCCATTGCAAAAAGCTTTACAGAATTGCAGGGCGGACGGCTGGATATTTCCACAGACGCTGACCTGTTCACTGCTGAGATAACTTTTCTAAAACAATAG
- a CDS encoding PIN domain-containing protein: protein MKDAIREYLELKDEEKEELWKNAVFVFDTNVFLNLYRYSKKTRDILLGAMEQLRDRIWMPNHVAHEFMENRVEVIFETIDRYERLHEETNSFIQVCTDMLRMKKEDSELLGLKNYIETWIDTNKRRDLLVTDVIDDPILDKILDLFDGKVGRGFDEEEIKKIINEGNDRYEKKIPPGYKDAAKKKGVLDNNAYGDLIVWKEIIHFSETEKKDMIYVTHDQKEDWWNIKRGKTVGPRIELRKEFTEKTKNKFHMYSMNNFISRFEGNKGVKIDQSIIDELQSIQFLINKKNYDNLKNKYLEELNEIGIEERKIVRLNERIKRLEKSNRKRRNSIIGLEKKYEMQEMPDDIKTLIENTKNNLIKGEEKIEKCQQRLNMLETKESGQLTFW from the coding sequence ATGAAAGATGCTATCCGAGAATATTTAGAATTAAAAGATGAAGAAAAAGAAGAGTTATGGAAGAATGCAGTGTTTGTTTTTGATACAAATGTTTTTTTGAACTTATATAGATATTCAAAAAAAACTAGAGATATATTATTAGGTGCTATGGAACAATTAAGGGATAGAATATGGATGCCTAATCATGTAGCTCACGAATTTATGGAAAATAGAGTTGAGGTAATATTTGAAACCATAGATAGGTATGAACGATTGCATGAGGAAACTAATTCGTTTATACAAGTATGTACAGATATGCTTAGAATGAAGAAAGAAGATAGTGAGTTGCTTGGACTAAAAAATTATATAGAAACTTGGATTGATACAAACAAAAGGAGAGATTTATTAGTGACTGATGTGATAGATGATCCTATTTTGGACAAGATTCTTGATTTGTTTGATGGAAAGGTAGGACGAGGGTTTGATGAGGAAGAAATAAAAAAAATAATTAATGAAGGAAATGATAGGTATGAAAAAAAGATCCCACCAGGATATAAAGACGCAGCTAAGAAAAAGGGTGTACTAGATAATAATGCATATGGAGATTTGATAGTATGGAAAGAAATAATACATTTTTCAGAAACTGAAAAAAAAGACATGATTTATGTTACACATGATCAAAAGGAAGACTGGTGGAATATTAAACGGGGAAAAACAGTTGGCCCACGCATAGAATTAAGGAAAGAGTTCACAGAAAAAACTAAAAACAAATTTCATATGTACTCAATGAATAATTTTATTAGTCGATTTGAAGGGAACAAGGGGGTGAAGATTGATCAGAGTATTATAGATGAGTTACAGTCTATACAATTTCTGATAAATAAGAAAAATTATGATAATCTGAAAAATAAGTATCTTGAAGAACTTAATGAAATAGGTATAGAAGAAAGAAAGATTGTTAGATTAAATGAGAGAATAAAAAGACTTGAAAAAAGTAACAGAAAAAGAAGAAATTCCATAATCGGATTGGAAAAAAAATATGAGATGCAAGAAATGCCAGATGATATAAAAACTTTAATTGAAAACACCAAAAATAATTTAATAAAGGGGGAGGAAAAGATAGAAAAATGTCAACAGCGTCTTAATATGTTGGAAACTAAAGAAAGTGGGCAGTTGACTTTTTGGTAA
- a CDS encoding N-acetylmuramoyl-L-alanine amidase — protein MKKKLAKWAVTMLAGAMLALPATGNTVSASGEAKSQVQEETKKIENELNYIYIDEAELDVGAVQSIVLSWGERTSDIRSIDLVVENEDGSRTVLNSQKRVDNLFLYENSFEQGAYHVAELSVTTDLGTKTFTAEDLEINAYFGVGEKVNDSVKSDYIEMESQSGEEAVVTIETANAATVEKNVADALSEQAVPFDKNKKERSNSNLVIVLDPGHDASKHSGATANGVREEVVTLKIAEYCKEVLEQYSGVSVYMTRTDGNCPYPDTNSIDDILKRVEWAKTKDADVFISFHINSSVSGAAQGAEVYYPQGEENAQELAKDIVGELAKLGLKNRGDKGDDSYAVIRHSKRNGFPGLIIEHAFVSNVSDAKWFQTEENLKKLGEADAAGIIKYYGLTKDKGKWEFTGEHWKWKEGNGKYATSTWKSIDGVWYYFDTNSNMTTGWQQIGGIWYYMNSSGAMTTGWQQVGGTWYYMNSSGAMKTGWQLIGGTWYYMNGSGAMQTGWQTIGNQTYYLNESGAMATGWKLVENVWYYFNGSGYLLKGEQTIAGTKWYLDENTGALYTGWHYTAGKWYHHTNEGLKQTGWQFIDGTWYYMNADGVMTTGWQQIGGMWYYMDGSGAMQTGWQLIGRTWYYMDGSGAMQTGWRLLGNHWYYMNGSGAMLTGWQLISGTWYYMDESGVMTTGWQQIGGTWYYMDGSGAMQTGWKLLGNHWYYMNGSGAMLTGFQAIGNEKFYFNASGEMQTGWQFIDNVWYYFNTSGYLLKGEQTIGGQKWYLDANTGALYTGWHFTDGKWYYHTSEGLKQIGWQKIGGTWYYMNGSGAMQTGWQTIGNQKYYFDGSGAMVTGWQLIDNVWYYFENSGELNNQPSSKPPVNDAIKVYYEIAGDSSVTVEQMVNYYKKSGKPYPAEALKAGGAATIEEFCQIYYEECETEGIKAEVAFIQSMIETGFLQFGGSVKIEQFNFAGLGATGNGVSGNSFENVRMGIRAHVQHLKCYANTEPLKNECVDPRWGAWLRGKAPYVEWLSIPNNPNGTGWAGDADYAAKILKGIQDMKKIEVSMN, from the coding sequence ATGAAAAAGAAGTTAGCCAAGTGGGCTGTTACGATGCTTGCAGGAGCAATGCTTGCACTGCCGGCAACAGGAAATACAGTAAGTGCATCAGGTGAAGCAAAATCTCAGGTTCAAGAGGAAACAAAAAAGATTGAAAATGAACTGAATTATATTTATATCGATGAAGCAGAATTAGACGTGGGAGCTGTGCAAAGTATTGTTCTTTCGTGGGGAGAAAGAACGTCGGATATTCGGAGTATAGATTTAGTAGTGGAGAATGAAGATGGCTCACGAACTGTTTTAAATTCCCAAAAGAGAGTGGACAACCTCTTCTTATACGAGAATAGCTTTGAACAAGGAGCTTATCATGTAGCAGAGCTGAGTGTTACAACAGACTTGGGTACAAAAACTTTTACAGCAGAAGACCTTGAAATCAACGCTTACTTTGGAGTGGGTGAGAAGGTCAATGATAGTGTTAAAAGTGATTACATAGAAATGGAAAGTCAATCCGGGGAAGAGGCAGTTGTTACAATTGAAACAGCGAATGCAGCAACGGTTGAGAAAAATGTTGCAGATGCACTTTCTGAGCAGGCAGTACCGTTTGATAAGAATAAAAAGGAAAGAAGCAATTCAAATTTAGTTATTGTGCTTGATCCCGGACATGATGCCAGCAAACATTCAGGAGCAACTGCCAATGGTGTCAGAGAGGAAGTTGTAACCTTAAAAATTGCAGAGTATTGTAAGGAAGTGTTGGAGCAGTATTCAGGCGTATCTGTGTATATGACAAGAACAGACGGAAATTGTCCATATCCTGATACGAACAGCATCGATGATATTCTGAAACGTGTAGAGTGGGCAAAAACAAAGGATGCTGACGTATTTATCAGCTTTCATATCAATTCTTCGGTTTCCGGTGCAGCGCAGGGAGCAGAAGTATATTATCCGCAAGGAGAGGAAAATGCACAGGAGCTTGCGAAGGATATTGTAGGTGAGCTTGCAAAATTAGGACTTAAAAATCGTGGAGACAAAGGTGATGACAGCTATGCAGTAATCAGACATTCAAAGCGAAACGGTTTTCCGGGATTGATTATTGAGCATGCGTTTGTTTCAAATGTATCAGATGCAAAATGGTTTCAAACAGAGGAAAATCTTAAAAAATTAGGTGAAGCAGACGCCGCAGGAATTATCAAGTACTATGGCCTTACAAAAGATAAAGGTAAGTGGGAGTTTACAGGTGAGCATTGGAAATGGAAGGAAGGAAACGGAAAATATGCAACAAGCACATGGAAATCCATAGACGGCGTATGGTATTATTTTGATACAAACAGCAACATGACGACCGGCTGGCAGCAGATTGGCGGAATATGGTACTATATGAACAGCAGCGGAGCCATGACGACAGGTTGGCAGCAAGTCGGCGGAACATGGTATTATATGAACAGCAGCGGAGCCATGAAGACGGGTTGGCAGCTTATAGGCGGAACATGGTACTATATGAACGGAAGCGGAGCGATGCAGACCGGCTGGCAGACTATTGGAAATCAGACATACTACTTAAATGAAAGTGGAGCTATGGCAACCGGCTGGAAGCTTGTTGAGAATGTATGGTACTATTTTAACGGCTCAGGTTATTTGTTAAAGGGTGAGCAGACCATTGCAGGAACAAAATGGTATCTTGATGAAAATACAGGAGCATTATATACCGGCTGGCATTATACGGCTGGCAAATGGTATCATCATACAAATGAGGGATTGAAACAAACAGGTTGGCAGTTTATCGATGGAACATGGTATTATATGAACGCTGACGGAGTGATGACAACGGGTTGGCAGCAAATCGGCGGAATGTGGTACTATATGGACGGAAGCGGAGCGATGCAGACGGGTTGGCAGCTTATAGGCAGAACATGGTATTATATGGACGGAAGCGGAGCGATGCAGACGGGTTGGAGGCTTTTAGGAAATCATTGGTATTATATGAATGGAAGCGGAGCCATGCTAACGGGTTGGCAGCTTATAAGCGGAACGTGGTATTATATGGATGAAAGCGGAGTCATGACGACCGGCTGGCAGCAAATCGGCGGAACGTGGTACTATATGGACGGAAGCGGAGCGATGCAGACGGGTTGGAAGCTTTTAGGAAATCATTGGTATTATATGAACGGAAGCGGAGCCATGCTCACAGGATTTCAGGCCATTGGAAATGAAAAGTTCTATTTTAATGCCAGTGGGGAGATGCAAACAGGCTGGCAGTTTATTGATAATGTGTGGTACTATTTTAATACTTCCGGTTATCTGTTAAAGGGTGAGCAGACGATAGGAGGACAAAAATGGTATCTTGATGCAAACACAGGAGCATTATATACGGGTTGGCATTTTACAGATGGTAAATGGTATTATCATACAAGTGAGGGCTTGAAGCAAATCGGTTGGCAGAAGATAGGCGGAACATGGTACTATATGAACGGAAGCGGAGCGATGCAGACCGGCTGGCAGACTATTGGAAATCAAAAATATTATTTCGACGGAAGCGGAGCAATGGTAACGGGTTGGCAGCTTATCGATAACGTATGGTATTATTTTGAGAATTCAGGTGAATTGAATAATCAGCCGTCTTCAAAGCCGCCGGTAAATGACGCCATTAAGGTGTATTACGAAATAGCGGGAGACAGCTCTGTTACAGTAGAACAGATGGTGAACTATTATAAAAAGAGCGGAAAACCTTATCCTGCTGAAGCGTTAAAGGCAGGTGGAGCAGCCACAATTGAAGAATTCTGCCAAATTTATTATGAAGAATGTGAAACCGAAGGAATTAAGGCGGAAGTGGCATTTATACAATCTATGATTGAAACAGGATTTCTGCAATTTGGCGGAAGTGTAAAAATCGAGCAGTTTAATTTTGCGGGATTAGGGGCTACTGGAAATGGTGTCAGTGGTAATTCTTTTGAAAATGTAAGAATGGGTATTCGAGCACATGTACAGCATTTGAAATGTTATGCAAACACAGAGCCGTTGAAAAATGAATGTGTTGATCCCAGATGGGGAGCATGGCTTAGAGGAAAAGCGCCTTATGTAGAATGGCTGAGTATTCCTAATAATCCTAATGGAACAGGCTGGGCAGGAGATGCTGATTATGCTGCAAAGATTTTAAAAGGAATTCAAGACATGAAGAAAATTGAGGTATCGATGAATTAA